The Ricinus communis isolate WT05 ecotype wild-type chromosome 8, ASM1957865v1, whole genome shotgun sequence sequence TACGACCAACCAAGAACTTGTGATATGTGAAAAATCACCTTAGAATTCAAGCCCAAATACCACTAAGATAATTGATAGTGTAAAACTAGTTATATCTCTGGCATGGATGAAAAAGATTTGTGAAATCAACCTCAACCTGTTTGAAACAGAAGCTTAGTCAAGTTCACCTGGAATTTATCtaagcatattaaaaaaaaataaacaaaaacacaaaagaattaAACAATCTTAACCAAGAGGACTCACAACCAGTTTATTCTGATATTCACTGGTGCATGAATTAAGCTCGCCTTTTACTGAGGCGCCATGAATTAGGTTCATGATATCTATCATAAAGTGGTTCAATTCGTTCTTGGCGTTTGTGCTTGCTCATCTTCATTAGATCTGAGGCTTTAAATAATCTCGGTGCCAGCTCTACAAGCCATGTAGGCTGTATGGCAGTAATCTCATGCATGTACTCCTTCCTTGTCATTACCACCTCATGATAGATAACCCAAACTGGTTGTATCTGGAAAAGTGCACTGCTAGGGTGGATATAAACAGTCTGGTCGCTAACTAGGGTCCGATAACCCCCCTGTGGATCCCTTCTAGCTGCGTGGAAAAAGAATCCTGCTGCAATAGCTTTTCTTATCTTAGTAGAATCCTTTCCAGCACTGACAACATCCAACTTATATTTATCCATGATGGTCAAAAGCTGTTTCCTGACATCCTGTGCCCTCTTCAAAGATCGATATTGAAGAAAATTCTCAGAACACCAAGGTGCCGAGAAACCCTTTTCTTTCCAGTCCGCATACACAGCAAGTAAAGTCAGATGATCTCCTTCTGAATGGAGAAAGTTAGCCCTCCTTTGATCTGCTTGAGCTTGTTTCTTCTTAGGCCGGTAGAAAATGTTACCAGTCTGTATCATGGCAATAATAGTCAAAATCTCATCACTGCACCCAAGGTCTATACTAGCCAACAACATTTTAGATAATGGTGGTTCAAGAGGAAACTCAGCCATTAGCCTCCCTGTTTTTGTTAGAAGTCCCTCATAATCAAGAGCCCCTAGACCATAGAGTTGTTGCATAGCAGAAATGAGGGCTTGGGATGAAGGTGGAtccataaaatcaaaagaGAAGAGGTCTCTAATTCCCATGGCCATCAAGGTGAGTGTAGGATACGCAAGGTCAATCCTTTGAATTTCTGGAGTTGTGGCAGGGGACATCTCATTGCGAAATGCACTCTCAGTGTATAGACGGTAACACTTTCCAGGGCCAGTACGCCCAGCACGTCCAGCACGTTGTTTGGCTGATGCTTGTGAAATAGGGGTTACAAGCAGAGAATCAACCCCTATCTTTGGATTATATAGATTTTGTTTCATAAATCCAGGATCAACAACATAAAAAATTCCATCAATTGTCAAAGATGTCTCAGCAATATTGGTTGCCACAACCACTTTCCGCTTCCCTTGTGGAGCTGGTTCAAATATCATTGATTGCATTTCACCTGGAAGTGCACTATAAACCGGCAAGATAATCAACTCTGGAACATCTTTACCTAGTTCTTTCATCTTCATATCGAGTGACTCACAAGCGCAATCTATTTCTTCTTGGCCTGTCAAAAAGAGGAGAATGTCTCCTTCAGGTTCTGTCAAGTGGATTTGCAGGACTGTTATAAGAGCTGCACCGAGGTAATCATTTTCTGGCTGTTTGGTATATAATATCTCCACAGGAAAAGATCTTCCAGGGATAGTGAAAATGTTGCAGTCAAAGAAATAACCAGAAAATTTTTCTGCATCAAGTGTCGCAGATGTGACAATCAGACGAAGATCACATCTCCTTTTCAAAAGCTGCTTCAGCAGGCCGAAAAGAACATCAGTGTAAGTTGTCCTCTCATGAGCCTCATCAAGCATTATGACAGAGTACTGAGACAGATTCTTGTCTGTCAAAATTTCCCTGAGAAGTAAACCCTCTGTCATATATTTGATCACAGTATCAGGTCCAGTGCAATCCTCAAAGCGAATAGCATAACCAACTTCCTCTCCTAAACGGCATCCAACCTCTTCAGCTACCCTCTTCGCTACAGAAATTGCAGCTACCCTCCGAGGCTGTGTACACGCAATCTTCCCTCCAGCTGTGTATCCAGCCTCCGCAAGATACTGGGTTATCTGAGTAGTCTTCCCTGAACCAGTCTCACCAATCACCACAAGCACCTGATTATCAAGCACAGCTTGAATTAATTCCTTCTTCAACTTGTAAATTGGCAAGCTATGCCTCTGTTCCTGAAAAGATAACTTCGGCCTCAGCCCAAAAGTAAATGACTTCTGAAATGCATCCTTCTTCCACTTTGGCATGTTAAATGCAGATAAATCAACACCTCTGATCTCCTGTGCCAAACACCTGTCTCCAATCTCTGGAATTGGGTCTTCCCAAGAACGATTAAGATCCTTGGGTATGCAATCAACCATCCTCCTCATCTTCTCTTCTATTATCTCTCTTCGTTCCTTCATGAGGGCAGACTGAAGTGCGGCTGAACGACACAATGACCCATCTGGATTCTTCATAATCTTCACAGGCGACATATCAATACCACTACTATGACTCGTCTTCCCATGCAAAAATGCTGGCTCATCATCATTCAACTCTATCTCAATCCCTTGCTCAACGTTAGgatcatcatcatcctcttGACTAATTGGATACTCACTCAAACCCAAAACACCTGAAGCAATCAGCTGATTCACATCATACCTATCTGGAGAATTCATTCTCTCCATCTTTACCATCCTTGTTTTAGCATCATAATAGGCCTCCTCTATATGAATTCCGCTAACACCAGTCTTACTCAAGCCTCTTTCCATCTTGCACAATCCCAAATCCTCACCAATTGTATTCCGCTCCTCACCAATAGTATTCCGATCGACAACATCCTTCATAGAAAGCCTCAATCCTTTTTGACCAGGAGAATCAGAAACAACTTTCACATAAACCTCATCCCCTCTCCTAACCTCTTTCCCAACCAAAAAATCAGATTGATGAAGCAAACCCTCTTTCCCTCCAAAGTCATCATCACCATCCAATTGAACAAAGCATCCTTTAGCCATGACTCTTGAAACCCTACCCCTGTAGACAGCACTCCCAATTCTACCACCCTCTGATTTGGGCGGAGGAAGAATGGAATGAATGGCAGTGATGAAAGTTCTGACCAAATAGTCAGGCCATTGAGCACCATTTCGCttcaatttagaatcaaaTTGATGGAAAGTATCAGAATTACGACCCAAATGAATAACAAATTCGGCCAATTCTTTGTCAGCAAACCCAAGGTGAGTTTCAAGATCAGAACAAATCTTAGATACTAGTGAAAGGTATTCTAATTTATTCAAATCCGTAGCCATGGAAAcccaaaacaaaaacaaaaacaaaaacaaaaggattCAATAAcagtaataaattaataaaaaaaagcaataaaaatttcaaaaaataaaataaggactTGGCTTTCAAGTACCTGTTTTCTACAATGATTTTGTGTCGGGCTGTTCTGGGTTTGATGTACTGTAGAAATGGAAGATAAACAGTCAACAGAATTTGTATTTAAACAGAGactggcaattggaattttcaatattcaaaGTTGATAacttttctgtttttatttcGTTTGGAAGGTTCCAAAAGTTTTCATGCGTCAAAGACAGGCCGCTGTTTGTTTTAGAATCCTCTACTTCCCCGAACTTCAATTCCCatacaatttcttttctttttcctaaagAGGAAATTGCTTTCTGCATGGCCCATTACCTAACAAACTTCCGAGAAAATCAGCAAAAATACACACACGGactagaaaaaaagaaagaaagaaacggCATGTCGTTTAACTTCTTAAGACTGCTTCTCTGCCTTCTACTCTTTCATCGgcaattatgaaatatatctCCTGCTATTTTATGCTTTATGTTGTATACAACGAGGGATACGTTATCATTGGTGCTTAAGATAATAATGTCCTTTTTCGGTTTGATTAAATTCCTCAGTGAGAATccattaattatgtttttcatttctttgaaggatgtatttaattaaatttttaaaaatttcaatggAGTTTATAagtcaaaatatatttaataataatttttaaaaaatttatatatattatgaggtatttaataaaaacttttaaaaagtccataaaattaaaaaatattcaactataatttttataaattttttgaaagtaagttaatatttaaaaattcattaactTCTATTGAAATGAACTTTTATATActtgtaataattttttatgcatttgttataaataaaaaaacttcaagattttttttttcatttttctttaagattacaatggattttttcttttaaactcattttttttcatttcaaatcTTGCATTATTGTCATTATTTCTCTttactatattatttattctaaaatatataagaaattagatgaaattttaaaagcgaataattatttactaataatattttgttaaactCATTCACATGaaaagttaattaaatttttttaatttaactttaaaagagctttataaaaaatatgaattttaaaatgaaacatTCAGTGAATTAttttgagcaaacaaccccaccatatatatattttttagttttattagaaaaattatttaaataatttattctgtTAGcgtaattttcaatttaagtatttatgaaataattaataagcgtgattattattggtttaaatatttatcaaaaagtaataaataaaatataatgagtATAACAtgaatttaatagtttaattgAAGATAAATTgttatatgataatttttttttaaaaaaattatttttttgaaataaaaaatagcgCACATGTTgtgaaataaagaatttaaaaatagtttaaatttagtataataataaaatgaaattaattatttatgtatagagtgcatataatattatatagaataatgtttaaaataaatgtaaaaaaataataaaaataaaataattaaatttatttttaaataattaataaataaatagtagtatataaaaatcaataaaaatttataaaaatatttttaaataaatttataaaatttatttgtaacaTGAACTCTAgtaaaagttattaaaaatttaaaatatttttaaaagtaatttattaaaaaaaataattctataaaagtgtttaaaaatcttaattaaatacaacCTCCTGATCATTAGTGTGAAGTTTACCGCTTACAAAGCTCAGCTGTTTAGTCTCTATGTTAACTTCAAAAGACTGTAAttcttttcataaaattttgatactGGGAAGAGATGTTTAAACTTTGGAATACCAGTTCTGAAAGTTCTTGTTTGATTAGCCTGAGAGAGGTGGCTGGGTTTCTGAGCATCAAGTCACTCGAATTTATAAACTGTTACGGGCAAATTCTTGAACAAACCTTAAAATTTTAGTCACTACCTGTGTTCTTGTAATATGGGAAATTTACAGCTGAGAAAATGAGGTGATAGAGGAAATGAATAGTAAAGGATGATTGGATATTAACTTTCAAGAAAGAGGAATAGATGTCTGTGGCTTTTTATAACTTTCAATTCAAGGTTTTAGTTTCCTGTATTGATCTCAATCATAAAGAAATGATACAGCTCCTTTACTCCTTTTGTACATAGGGTAAAAGGGTAGTCTAGAAATAGTTTCAGATGAAGATTGATTAGctaaaaattaagagaaagaGAGCCTTTGGAATTAAAGTGTGTCAATGCATCTTTGGATGTGCTTTTTATGCTTTTGCAGGTTGCCCTATTCTGTGAATCAGAAAAGATACCGAGTCATTCAAGTTCTTCTGCATTCTTAAAATTGTGTGataatttcaagaaaatatgGTTGCATACTTTTAAGTTAATTGTTTTGCACTtctatcatttaaaattttaggtcTGCTTCTCTCTCATCACTCAAAGGGGAGAGGGTTCATCTACTGCTAATTAGATGTGATTTGTACAATGTTCATGGGTAATTTGTAACTAATTAAGTGgcaatcttcttcttttgttgtttttgaTTTGCAGGGCTTCTGCTACTGTTGGATTTCTGCTGCTCTATTCTTAGTTGCATTTTGGTGGGTTCTTCCAAGTATAAAATACCAGAGGAAAGTAAAGCATGCAAACTGATCCATTGCAAATGATTTTCCATATCATTGCTAAATAGAGAACAAGGCCTCCGTATTCTGTGTGGATGCCGAAAAGGATTCAAACATTCAGTGTAATGAGTGTTAAGTTGAAATGGGCAAAAGAGCATTGAATGTTGTTGTGCTGGTCAGAAAGATCTTGAAGCGACCTGCTTTCTTGTTTCCATCATCTTGTCAGCTCCTCATTGTTGCCTTCCTATTTATAATCTAACACCACACAACAAGCAGTTTGGTGTACTATTTTTCAAGAGTCTCACATTCATTATGGCAGGCAGACTCATGTTCCCTGAAGCCTCAACTATTCACAAAAGAAGAACTCCAAATTCTTCTGCAGAGCCAAAAAATATGTTCTTCAAAGTTCTCGCTAACTACTCATGCTTACAACTTATAACAGTAAGACTCTTCCATTACAAACATTTGACTAGCTAAAATGGAATATGGGGTTGCCTTATGATTTTTGTAGTACCTTGATCCACATTACCCTGTTTGTTTTATTCAGTTTGACTCCCTCCTGATGGTCATATCGGCTTAAGACTTCCAAGTTTGGGATGATAACCTTGTTTGTCTTACAGTTGCAGACAAATGCCACCTTGCAACAGAAAGAAGATGTGAAAAGAAATAGTTGCTTGGCATTTCCAATTTAAGTCAGGAGGGGCATTAGCTTGAACAGGAAGTGCATGGAATGGTTGAAACAGTGGCAGAGACTTCCTTTTCACTTCAGCTTATATCTGAGAAGAGGACCATTGGGGTCTTTTATTAGGTTCTCCACCTCAAAATCCAGAAAAGGACCGTCTTCACCATTTGTCTTTGCCTCAGAAGTAATATATGTCCATAATAGTGTAATTTGTGACTTgcttagataaaaaaattcttaatttatggATAAGATTAAGCTAAACACATATTAGGATATATAAGGACTTTGCGAATTTAGGATTATAGTCAGTTTTATCATTGCAGGAcggttattattattttaattataaagtcAAATTGATAGAAaccatttaataaaattttaatatttattattaatttttaaaattttaagaattaatagtaaacaaactatttttaaatgttcttaattctttttagattttaatttttattaatgcaataatataaaaattattttaaataattttaatgttatataaattaatatatcaatataattgatattcctatattttagaattaaaaatttattttataattaaaaaatttatttattattaaatataat is a genomic window containing:
- the LOC8268663 gene encoding probable pre-mRNA-splicing factor ATP-dependent RNA helicase DEAH5; the encoded protein is MATDLNKLEYLSLVSKICSDLETHLGFADKELAEFVIHLGRNSDTFHQFDSKLKRNGAQWPDYLVRTFITAIHSILPPPKSEGGRIGSAVYRGRVSRVMAKGCFVQLDGDDDFGGKEGLLHQSDFLVGKEVRRGDEVYVKVVSDSPGQKGLRLSMKDVVDRNTIGEERNTIGEDLGLCKMERGLSKTGVSGIHIEEAYYDAKTRMVKMERMNSPDRYDVNQLIASGVLGLSEYPISQEDDDDPNVEQGIEIELNDDEPAFLHGKTSHSSGIDMSPVKIMKNPDGSLCRSAALQSALMKERREIIEEKMRRMVDCIPKDLNRSWEDPIPEIGDRCLAQEIRGVDLSAFNMPKWKKDAFQKSFTFGLRPKLSFQEQRHSLPIYKLKKELIQAVLDNQVLVVIGETGSGKTTQITQYLAEAGYTAGGKIACTQPRRVAAISVAKRVAEEVGCRLGEEVGYAIRFEDCTGPDTVIKYMTEGLLLREILTDKNLSQYSVIMLDEAHERTTYTDVLFGLLKQLLKRRCDLRLIVTSATLDAEKFSGYFFDCNIFTIPGRSFPVEILYTKQPENDYLGAALITVLQIHLTEPEGDILLFLTGQEEIDCACESLDMKMKELGKDVPELIILPVYSALPGEMQSMIFEPAPQGKRKVVVATNIAETSLTIDGIFYVVDPGFMKQNLYNPKIGVDSLLVTPISQASAKQRAGRAGRTGPGKCYRLYTESAFRNEMSPATTPEIQRIDLAYPTLTLMAMGIRDLFSFDFMDPPSSQALISAMQQLYGLGALDYEGLLTKTGRLMAEFPLEPPLSKMLLASIDLGCSDEILTIIAMIQTGNIFYRPKKKQAQADQRRANFLHSEGDHLTLLAVYADWKEKGFSAPWCSENFLQYRSLKRAQDVRKQLLTIMDKYKLDVVSAGKDSTKIRKAIAAGFFFHAARRDPQGGYRTLVSDQTVYIHPSSALFQIQPVWVIYHEVVMTRKEYMHEITAIQPTWLVELAPRLFKASDLMKMSKHKRQERIEPLYDRYHEPNSWRLSKRRA